A single region of the Rhodococcus sp. W8901 genome encodes:
- a CDS encoding M23 family metallopeptidase produces MSSHTLTSLRRRSVKAAAVAVATGALLAGSIQIGATTASAAPLRLPTIGNVQLQLPAGPFLPGIDIPAFPATPEAATTQWTPPSAEKWTPAPKLLAPAPAPEPQAAPIPAPMPLPIIVPVPPPVVQPVAGFLTSSYGPRWGTHHNGIDIGANLGTPIFSAAGGVVINAGPASGFGQWVRVLHDDGHITVYGHVDTFTAGVGDRVATGQQIATVGNRGQSTGPHLHLEVWDPAGTQVDPLIWLHDSGVVVNW; encoded by the coding sequence ATGAGTTCCCACACCCTGACGTCCCTGCGCCGCCGCTCCGTCAAGGCCGCAGCGGTCGCGGTCGCCACCGGTGCACTGCTCGCGGGAAGCATTCAGATCGGCGCCACCACCGCGTCGGCGGCGCCGCTGCGTCTGCCCACCATCGGCAACGTCCAACTCCAGCTTCCGGCGGGCCCGTTCCTGCCCGGCATCGACATCCCGGCGTTTCCTGCCACGCCCGAGGCCGCCACGACACAGTGGACGCCGCCGTCGGCCGAGAAGTGGACGCCCGCCCCCAAGCTGCTGGCGCCCGCGCCGGCACCCGAACCGCAGGCCGCACCGATTCCGGCGCCGATGCCCTTACCCATCATCGTTCCGGTACCACCCCCCGTCGTCCAGCCTGTGGCCGGCTTCCTGACCTCCAGCTACGGACCGCGCTGGGGCACCCACCACAACGGCATCGACATCGGCGCCAACCTCGGCACGCCGATCTTCTCGGCCGCCGGCGGTGTCGTCATCAACGCCGGCCCCGCGTCCGGCTTCGGCCAGTGGGTGCGCGTGCTGCACGACGACGGCCACATCACCGTCTACGGGCACGTCGACACCTTCACCGCCGGTGTCGGCGACCGCGTGGCCACCGGTCAGCAGATCGCCACGGTCGGCAACCGCGGCCAGTCCACCGGACCACACCTGCATCTCGAGGTCTGGGATCCGGCCGGTACCCAGGTCGATCCGCTGATCTGGCTCCACGACAGCGGCGTCGTCGTGAACTGGTAG
- a CDS encoding TetR/AcrR family transcriptional regulator, whose product MTTQFINFDPGASMRTVDEAARRAKRTELLDAAARCFAERGYHATRTADICALAGMSSGNLFHYFPTKQAVLLALIERDGTETASAVAELGASDDPFGALLLLLDDVCRLAADSTYSGLALEISALAHRDDDVAVLFKANDLSFRKALEDLLERADDAGQLDTDLTAEDASTWIAALVDGMFARVAADPDFQPETQSAVLRRIVTQLLRGAAS is encoded by the coding sequence GTGACTACTCAATTTATTAATTTCGACCCGGGAGCAAGCATGCGAACCGTCGACGAGGCCGCACGGCGGGCCAAACGGACCGAACTGCTCGACGCCGCGGCCCGGTGCTTCGCCGAGCGCGGCTATCACGCCACCCGCACCGCCGACATCTGCGCGCTCGCGGGCATGAGCTCCGGAAACCTCTTCCACTACTTTCCGACCAAGCAGGCGGTGTTGCTGGCGCTGATCGAGCGCGACGGCACCGAGACCGCGTCGGCGGTTGCGGAACTCGGCGCTTCGGACGATCCGTTCGGTGCGCTGCTGCTCTTGCTCGATGACGTCTGCCGTCTTGCCGCGGATTCCACGTACTCCGGTTTGGCGCTGGAAATCTCGGCGCTCGCCCACCGAGACGACGATGTGGCGGTGCTGTTCAAGGCCAACGACCTGAGTTTCCGGAAGGCGCTCGAGGATCTGTTGGAACGTGCCGACGACGCGGGACAACTCGACACCGACCTCACAGCCGAGGATGCGTCGACCTGGATCGCAGCGCTCGTCGACGGCATGTTCGCCCGCGTCGCGGCCGATCCCGACTTCCAGCCGGAGACACAGTCCGCGGTGCTTCGGCGCATCGTCACACAACTCCTCCGAGGGGCGGCGTCGTGA
- a CDS encoding TetR/AcrR family transcriptional regulator, which yields MSKKRQAQHRLGPQRNPEIDDAVLQATRELLVENGYAGTSIDAIATRAGVGRPAIYRRWPSKAHIVHDAVYPVAESENVSDLPIGEEVERLTYGAVALFGGPAAREAVPALMSEIRTDETLRQALLTDQLEVIREELGRRLRAGAAAGELRDGVDPDTLLDVIAGTAIFAQSVRDVQDQDGLSAALVDIVLHGILPR from the coding sequence ATGTCCAAGAAGCGGCAAGCGCAGCACCGTCTTGGGCCGCAACGAAACCCCGAGATCGACGACGCCGTCCTGCAGGCCACGCGTGAGCTGTTGGTCGAGAACGGATATGCGGGGACCTCGATCGACGCGATCGCGACGCGCGCCGGTGTGGGGCGGCCGGCCATCTACCGACGCTGGCCGTCCAAGGCGCACATCGTCCACGATGCGGTGTACCCGGTGGCGGAGTCCGAGAACGTGTCGGACCTCCCGATCGGGGAGGAGGTCGAGCGGCTCACCTACGGCGCGGTGGCACTGTTCGGCGGCCCGGCCGCGCGTGAGGCGGTGCCCGCGCTCATGAGTGAGATCCGCACCGACGAGACGCTCCGCCAGGCGCTGCTCACCGATCAGCTCGAGGTGATCCGCGAGGAGTTGGGGCGGCGCCTACGCGCGGGCGCGGCGGCCGGCGAACTGCGGGACGGCGTCGACCCGGACACGCTGCTGGACGTCATCGCCGGCACGGCGATCTTCGCGCAGTCGGTCCGCGACGTCCAGGATCAGGACGGGCTGTCGGCGGCGCTGGTCGACATCGTGCTGCACGGCATCCTGCCGCGGTGA
- a CDS encoding helix-turn-helix transcriptional regulator, whose translation MVTEIVRASGHAAGSVPSPARLLSRLGRNCPLVVLRAPHGFGKSALVTGWLESGPSTGYLGVRIPPPNRPTDTDGYWELIAARLLSAGAVGPEHVRPGTEPWADTVRHALEDTSTPVRIALERVDLVDAPDLEQQILDLVEACHHVDIVVTMTGRPIFADSHLMDPAHDLLDGDSLSFARDDIRHLFSENGLDLHEEEIDLVRRLTGGLPSLMPSALRVTAELPALPHRLEILERYLAAAVTAQIRTTILADPRVAPRREFLLTTSTAHTLSSEVAAFLGGGPNSISHLEALESSGVLEHLGTTAKGDFWRLPSAVRAALLEARREAGIDPGVDLTRLSQYHLDRNDKAAALRCAAEAEAWPAVVRLLTTRWYELLGSDLTAVREAIFKLPESVITAYPRLREGRELLAGLDGAVTGHVPEPEHQDKLDETSTIRTGSHRAIMLRLAGEYTRAAAVTRQVGEILDRALADQPDEQITYGLAFTRLQRGLTYQLDGNFGASIGELVRAHQLGRSRGIDFTARNSAYNIALSWALVGEPQRAREWLAHQRDGSTTDSMTERLVEVGGHAARALVALDTLDIDSARAALGRLQRLPPVTELWPFVVYARCRYAIASADPHIGLRALDQCSEPRSRARGSFVTALLDAIEIEVHLADGNAWRAIQLAESTPKNTPWSVAASARARFVTGDHDAAIVTCRRFNWFSGPYTRPHLEALVVEAAALYSTGNEKAAVQPWTQACGISERTGIRSTFLTVPRHVVTALHDLTGSSYHHVTEALASRSAEYYPAALSFPTLTERENEILAGLAEGLTSREIASKLVISPATVKSFRKSLYGKLGVHTRRDAVDTGRRLGIVASPADPPARAHFQSPRP comes from the coding sequence ATGGTCACGGAAATCGTCCGGGCGTCCGGCCACGCGGCCGGGAGTGTTCCTTCCCCCGCGCGACTCCTGTCCCGCCTCGGCAGGAACTGCCCCCTCGTCGTCCTCCGGGCGCCGCACGGTTTCGGCAAGTCGGCGCTGGTCACGGGATGGCTGGAGTCGGGACCGAGCACGGGATATCTCGGCGTCCGGATTCCACCGCCGAACAGGCCGACCGACACGGACGGCTACTGGGAACTAATCGCGGCCCGACTGCTGTCGGCCGGCGCGGTCGGCCCCGAACACGTGCGCCCGGGTACCGAGCCATGGGCGGATACCGTCCGGCACGCCCTCGAGGACACCTCCACACCTGTCCGGATCGCTCTCGAACGGGTCGATCTGGTCGATGCTCCAGACCTCGAGCAGCAGATCCTCGACCTGGTCGAAGCATGCCACCACGTCGACATCGTCGTGACGATGACCGGTAGGCCGATCTTCGCGGACTCGCACCTGATGGATCCTGCCCACGACCTCCTCGACGGTGACAGTCTGTCCTTCGCCAGGGACGACATACGACACTTGTTCTCCGAGAACGGACTTGACCTACATGAGGAGGAGATCGACCTCGTCCGGCGACTGACCGGTGGCCTACCCTCGCTGATGCCGAGTGCCCTGCGCGTAACCGCGGAGCTACCTGCACTCCCCCACCGACTCGAAATCCTCGAACGCTACCTCGCCGCAGCAGTGACCGCCCAGATCCGAACGACGATCCTTGCCGATCCCCGGGTCGCACCGCGCCGCGAATTCCTCCTGACAACCTCCACCGCGCATACCCTCTCCTCCGAGGTCGCCGCCTTCCTCGGCGGTGGTCCGAACTCGATTTCACACCTGGAGGCACTCGAAAGTTCCGGTGTCCTGGAACATCTCGGGACAACGGCGAAGGGAGATTTCTGGCGCCTTCCGTCGGCCGTGCGCGCCGCTCTCCTCGAGGCACGGCGAGAGGCGGGCATCGATCCGGGGGTCGACCTCACCCGACTCTCGCAGTATCACCTCGATCGGAACGACAAGGCGGCGGCACTCCGGTGCGCCGCTGAAGCAGAGGCCTGGCCTGCCGTCGTGCGCCTGCTCACGACCCGGTGGTACGAGCTCCTGGGATCCGATCTGACGGCGGTACGCGAGGCGATCTTCAAACTTCCCGAGAGCGTAATCACCGCCTATCCGCGGCTGCGCGAAGGTCGAGAACTGTTGGCGGGTCTGGACGGCGCCGTGACCGGACACGTACCTGAACCGGAACACCAGGACAAGCTGGATGAGACGAGCACGATCCGCACCGGTTCACACCGGGCGATCATGCTCCGCCTGGCCGGCGAATACACCCGCGCCGCAGCGGTCACCCGGCAAGTCGGGGAGATTCTCGACCGCGCGCTGGCAGATCAACCCGACGAGCAGATCACCTATGGGCTGGCCTTCACCCGACTCCAACGCGGACTGACCTATCAACTCGACGGCAACTTCGGTGCATCCATCGGGGAACTCGTGCGCGCGCACCAACTCGGACGCTCCAGGGGGATCGACTTCACCGCCCGGAACTCGGCATACAACATCGCACTCAGCTGGGCGCTCGTCGGCGAGCCGCAGCGTGCACGAGAATGGCTGGCACACCAGCGAGACGGCTCGACGACGGATTCGATGACCGAACGGCTCGTCGAGGTCGGCGGGCACGCCGCGCGGGCACTCGTTGCACTGGACACCCTCGACATCGACTCCGCACGAGCCGCGCTGGGCAGGCTACAGCGCCTTCCCCCCGTGACCGAGCTGTGGCCATTTGTCGTGTATGCACGCTGCCGGTACGCCATCGCCTCCGCAGATCCCCACATCGGCCTGCGCGCCCTCGATCAGTGCTCCGAACCGCGCTCACGGGCGCGCGGCAGCTTCGTCACCGCCCTTCTCGACGCCATCGAGATCGAGGTCCACCTTGCAGACGGGAATGCCTGGCGCGCAATCCAACTAGCCGAATCGACTCCGAAGAACACGCCGTGGTCGGTGGCAGCGTCGGCACGAGCGCGCTTCGTCACCGGTGACCACGATGCCGCGATCGTCACGTGCCGACGCTTCAACTGGTTCAGCGGCCCCTACACTCGTCCTCATCTCGAAGCACTCGTCGTCGAGGCCGCCGCGCTGTACTCGACCGGCAACGAGAAAGCAGCCGTCCAGCCCTGGACCCAGGCGTGCGGGATATCGGAGCGCACCGGAATCCGAAGCACATTCCTCACGGTGCCCAGACATGTCGTCACCGCATTGCACGACCTCACCGGCAGCTCGTACCACCACGTCACCGAGGCCTTGGCATCACGTAGTGCTGAGTACTACCCGGCGGCTCTCTCGTTCCCCACACTGACGGAACGCGAGAACGAGATCCTTGCAGGCCTCGCGGAAGGGCTCACCTCGCGCGAGATCGCGTCGAAACTCGTCATCTCGCCCGCCACCGTCAAGAGCTTTCGCAAGAGCCTGTACGGCAAACTCGGCGTTCACACCCGCCGGGACGCGGTGGACACCGGCCGAAGGCTCGGCATCGTCGCGAGCCCCGCGGATCCACCGGCACGGGCACACTTCCAGTCGCCCAGGCCGTGA
- a CDS encoding VOC family protein, which yields MTSRLNPYISFAGNAREAMEFYKSVFGGTLDMSTFGEFGAPGDNDKIMHAMLETGSGFTIMGADTPPGMEYKAGTDMAVSLSGDDADELRGYWDALSGSGTVQVPLEKQMWGDVFGACADRFGVSWMVNITEPQG from the coding sequence GTGACCTCTCGACTCAACCCCTACATCAGCTTCGCCGGCAACGCGCGCGAGGCGATGGAGTTCTACAAGAGCGTGTTCGGCGGCACGCTGGACATGAGCACCTTCGGCGAGTTCGGCGCGCCGGGTGACAACGACAAGATCATGCACGCCATGCTCGAGACCGGCAGTGGCTTCACGATCATGGGAGCCGACACCCCGCCCGGCATGGAGTACAAGGCCGGCACCGACATGGCGGTGAGCCTCAGCGGCGACGACGCCGACGAACTGCGCGGCTACTGGGACGCGCTGTCGGGGTCCGGGACGGTCCAGGTTCCCCTCGAGAAGCAGATGTGGGGCGACGTGTTCGGCGCCTGCGCGGACCGCTTCGGCGTCTCCTGGATGGTCAACATCACGGAACCGCAGGGCTGA
- a CDS encoding limonene-1,2-epoxide hydrolase family protein: MSAAEDLVTEFCGLWADPDPVVLASYFTEDAFYHNIPMDPVKGRDEIREFISGFVAAFDGIDFRIHKQVASGGTVMNERTDVLRGMGKETSLPVMGVFEVVDGKIAVWRDYFDMGAITAAFGG; this comes from the coding sequence ATGAGCGCTGCCGAGGATCTGGTCACGGAGTTCTGCGGGTTGTGGGCCGATCCGGACCCTGTCGTGCTGGCGAGCTACTTCACGGAAGATGCTTTCTACCACAATATTCCGATGGATCCAGTGAAGGGCAGGGACGAGATCCGCGAGTTCATCTCGGGTTTCGTGGCGGCCTTCGACGGGATCGACTTCCGGATCCACAAGCAGGTCGCGTCCGGTGGCACCGTGATGAACGAGCGGACCGACGTGCTGCGCGGCATGGGGAAGGAGACCTCGTTGCCGGTGATGGGCGTCTTCGAGGTGGTGGACGGCAAGATCGCCGTGTGGCGTGACTACTTCGACATGGGAGCGATCACCGCCGCGTTCGGCGGCTGA
- a CDS encoding acyl-CoA synthetase — protein sequence MSEDPRTDTVDGVLRRAAARQPGRTALTFDDRTWTYRELDDAVTRGAARLRALGLAPGDRVAAYGVNSDAYVIGFLACARAGLVHVPVNYALTGDELHYLLAQSGARAVLVDPKLASTLDTVRDTLVVEHVIPLRDDAGSLLASSSAGDVPEYRPGAAVDDLVQLLYTSGTTSKPKGAMMTHGALVHEYVSSVIALGLAADDNPLICMPLYHSAGMHVFMLPYLSVGATVNLMQSPDIPEILRRIEADRIGSLFLAPTVWVPLASHPDLETRDLSSLTKAQYGASIMPVTVLNRLRERYPALGFYNCFGQSEIGPLAMVLGPEEHEGRPSSCGRAVFFVEARVVDADGNDVADGEPGEILYRSPQLCQGYWDNPEATAEAFRDGWFHSGDLVTRDAEGFVTVVDRIKDVINTGGILVASREVEDALYTHPAVAEVAVVGTPDDKWMEAITAVVVLRGDADAVDAESLIEHVRGKIAPFKVPKRIRFADELPRNQSGKLLKRELRTMLDAV from the coding sequence ATGAGTGAGGATCCGCGCACCGACACCGTCGACGGCGTGCTGCGCCGGGCTGCCGCACGGCAGCCCGGCCGCACTGCTCTGACCTTCGACGACCGCACCTGGACGTACCGAGAGCTGGATGACGCCGTCACACGCGGCGCCGCGCGCCTACGGGCGCTCGGTCTCGCGCCGGGCGACCGGGTGGCCGCGTACGGCGTCAACTCCGACGCCTACGTCATCGGTTTCCTGGCCTGTGCCCGCGCCGGCCTGGTGCATGTCCCCGTCAACTACGCGCTCACGGGCGACGAACTGCACTACCTGCTGGCGCAGTCGGGAGCGCGGGCCGTGCTCGTCGATCCGAAGTTGGCGTCGACGCTGGACACGGTGCGGGACACGCTCGTCGTCGAGCACGTGATCCCGCTGCGCGACGACGCCGGTTCGCTGCTCGCGTCCAGCTCCGCCGGCGACGTCCCGGAGTACCGGCCCGGGGCCGCGGTGGACGATCTGGTGCAGTTGCTCTACACCTCGGGAACCACATCGAAGCCCAAGGGCGCCATGATGACCCACGGTGCGCTGGTCCACGAGTACGTGTCGTCGGTGATCGCGCTCGGACTGGCCGCTGACGACAATCCGTTGATCTGTATGCCGCTGTACCACTCCGCGGGCATGCACGTGTTCATGCTGCCGTACCTGTCGGTGGGCGCGACGGTCAATCTCATGCAGTCCCCGGACATTCCGGAGATCCTGCGCCGCATCGAAGCCGACCGGATCGGGTCACTGTTCCTCGCGCCCACCGTATGGGTCCCGCTCGCGAGTCACCCCGACCTCGAGACCCGCGACCTGTCGTCGCTCACCAAGGCGCAGTACGGGGCGTCGATCATGCCGGTCACGGTGCTCAACCGCCTGCGCGAGCGGTATCCGGCCCTCGGCTTCTACAACTGCTTCGGGCAGTCGGAGATCGGACCGCTCGCGATGGTCCTCGGGCCGGAGGAGCACGAGGGGCGGCCGTCGTCGTGCGGGCGGGCGGTGTTCTTCGTCGAGGCCCGCGTGGTGGACGCCGACGGCAACGACGTCGCGGACGGTGAGCCGGGTGAGATTCTCTATCGCTCTCCGCAACTGTGCCAAGGATATTGGGACAACCCCGAGGCGACGGCGGAGGCCTTCCGTGACGGGTGGTTCCATTCCGGGGACCTGGTGACGCGGGACGCCGAGGGGTTCGTGACCGTCGTGGACCGGATCAAGGACGTGATCAACACCGGCGGGATCCTCGTCGCGTCCCGCGAGGTGGAGGATGCGCTCTACACACATCCCGCCGTCGCGGAGGTGGCCGTGGTCGGCACCCCGGACGACAAGTGGATGGAGGCGATCACCGCGGTCGTGGTGCTGCGGGGTGACGCCGATGCCGTCGATGCCGAGTCGCTCATCGAGCACGTGCGGGGCAAGATCGCGCCCTTCAAGGTGCCCAAGCGGATCCGCTTCGCCGACGAGCTTCCCCGGAACCAGAGCGGAAAGCTCCTCAAGCGGGAACTCCGGACCATGCTGGACGCGGTCTAA
- a CDS encoding DUF418 domain-containing protein, giving the protein MTGTTSRAPEHARRLQNVDALRGFALLGILAVNVWAFADPYYASTETNPGFDSGLDHAVRFVVSLLFETKFYLLFSFLFGYSFTLQMAAAERAGREFVPRMLRRQTGLLVIGLLHGAFLYYGEILSTYAVLGLVLLACRNISPSTALRLGAALIVGSSAVWMLLGLAQLAAGEITGSAAGDAAGKLAAFQGDAAATLGFHSGHLTDTLGALAVLQAPSAMAMFFFGFAAGRVRMFASPERYRSAADRVLRFGLPFGLIGAGAYALAAAYAPGGGLETVAFGFGQLTAPALTAAYVVAAILLFRTSFGGRVETALAPMGRMALTNYLLQSLTLGVLFTGYGFGLVDRLPPAAVIAVVPIVFAAQMIVSRLWLRAHPYGPAEWALRAATLAAVPPWRSPRTTPSPNDRR; this is encoded by the coding sequence GTGACCGGCACGACGTCGCGGGCCCCGGAGCATGCCCGACGTCTGCAGAACGTCGACGCGCTGCGCGGGTTCGCCCTGCTCGGCATCCTGGCCGTGAACGTCTGGGCCTTCGCCGACCCGTACTACGCATCGACGGAGACGAACCCCGGCTTCGACAGCGGGCTCGATCACGCCGTGCGGTTCGTGGTGTCGCTGCTGTTCGAGACCAAGTTCTACCTGCTGTTCTCCTTCTTGTTCGGGTACAGCTTCACCCTGCAGATGGCCGCCGCCGAGCGTGCGGGGCGTGAGTTCGTGCCGCGGATGCTGCGGCGGCAGACGGGGCTACTGGTCATCGGGCTCCTCCACGGCGCGTTCCTCTACTACGGCGAGATCCTCTCGACCTACGCCGTGCTGGGGCTCGTGCTGCTGGCGTGCCGGAACATATCCCCGTCGACCGCACTCCGGCTCGGCGCGGCGCTGATCGTCGGGTCGTCCGCCGTCTGGATGCTCCTCGGCCTCGCGCAACTGGCTGCGGGCGAGATCACCGGTTCGGCCGCGGGTGACGCGGCCGGGAAGCTCGCGGCGTTCCAGGGCGACGCGGCCGCGACGCTCGGGTTCCATTCGGGGCATCTCACGGACACCCTCGGCGCACTCGCTGTGCTGCAGGCGCCGAGCGCGATGGCGATGTTCTTCTTCGGCTTCGCGGCCGGTCGCGTACGGATGTTCGCGAGCCCGGAGCGATACCGCTCCGCCGCCGATCGGGTCCTGCGCTTCGGACTCCCCTTCGGACTGATCGGTGCCGGAGCGTACGCACTCGCGGCCGCCTACGCACCGGGCGGTGGGCTCGAGACGGTGGCGTTCGGATTCGGGCAGCTGACGGCGCCGGCACTCACCGCCGCGTACGTGGTGGCCGCGATCCTGCTGTTCCGGACGTCTTTCGGTGGGCGCGTCGAGACGGCATTGGCCCCGATGGGCAGGATGGCGCTCACCAACTACCTGCTGCAGTCGCTCACACTGGGTGTGCTGTTCACCGGCTACGGCTTCGGCTTGGTCGATCGGCTTCCGCCGGCGGCGGTGATCGCCGTCGTGCCGATCGTGTTCGCCGCCCAGATGATCGTCAGCCGACTGTGGCTGCGTGCGCACCCGTACGGCCCGGCGGAGTGGGCGCTGCGGGCCGCGACACTCGCGGCCGTCCCGCCGTGGCGCTCTCCTCGAACGACCCCGTCACCGAATGATCGGCGGTAG
- a CDS encoding phosphotransferase family protein, whose amino-acid sequence MSSENTTQDQDFSEVARPGQSRTDPAELGSRLQKWLRTKLPADADPQVTDVQVPAANGMSNETVLFDALWNEDGQQRHHYLVARIAPAPTGVPIFPSYNIAQQFDVIKTVGEHSPVPVPRVYWSEPSPEALGGEFFVMERVDGLVPPDVMPYNFGSWVSEGSDEDRRRLQDASVRVLADLHAIPEPAQLFPSLRDDLGSGAVTADAALRAHVDGQRRYYEWVVESGPRVPLIERALDWLDAHWPSVTGPAVLCWGDSRVGNVIYRDFEPAAVLDWEMAALGPREIDLGWMIFQHRFFEDLAGVAGLPGLPGFLRREDVVAKYREISGHEAADLDFYTLYAALRHAIIMFRVQSRAVAFGQAPAPEDPNDMILHRKTVEEMLDGTYWDRVNGQGVA is encoded by the coding sequence ATGAGTTCCGAGAACACGACACAGGACCAGGATTTCTCCGAGGTCGCCAGGCCCGGTCAGTCCCGCACTGATCCTGCCGAACTGGGCTCTCGCCTGCAGAAGTGGCTGCGCACCAAGCTGCCCGCAGACGCCGATCCACAGGTCACCGACGTACAGGTGCCGGCCGCGAACGGAATGTCGAACGAGACGGTTCTCTTCGACGCCCTGTGGAACGAGGACGGGCAACAGCGTCACCACTACCTGGTGGCGCGCATCGCCCCCGCCCCGACCGGGGTCCCGATCTTCCCGTCGTACAACATCGCCCAGCAGTTCGACGTGATCAAGACCGTCGGCGAACACTCGCCGGTCCCCGTGCCGCGCGTGTACTGGTCCGAACCCTCCCCCGAGGCACTCGGCGGCGAGTTCTTCGTGATGGAGCGCGTCGACGGCCTGGTGCCGCCGGACGTGATGCCGTACAACTTCGGGTCGTGGGTGTCCGAGGGATCAGACGAGGACCGTCGCCGCCTTCAGGATGCATCGGTGCGCGTGCTCGCCGACCTCCACGCCATTCCCGAACCCGCCCAGCTCTTTCCGAGCCTGCGCGACGATCTCGGTTCCGGCGCCGTCACCGCCGACGCCGCGCTGCGCGCCCACGTAGACGGGCAGCGGCGCTACTACGAGTGGGTCGTCGAATCCGGCCCGCGGGTGCCACTCATCGAGCGCGCCCTGGACTGGCTCGACGCCCACTGGCCCTCGGTCACGGGACCGGCCGTGCTGTGCTGGGGTGACTCGCGTGTCGGCAACGTCATCTACCGCGACTTCGAGCCGGCGGCCGTGCTCGACTGGGAGATGGCTGCCCTCGGGCCTCGGGAGATCGATCTCGGTTGGATGATCTTCCAGCACCGGTTCTTCGAGGACCTCGCGGGCGTCGCAGGACTTCCCGGCCTGCCCGGCTTCCTGCGCCGCGAGGACGTCGTCGCGAAGTATCGGGAGATCAGCGGCCACGAGGCCGCAGACCTCGATTTCTACACGCTGTACGCCGCACTGCGGCACGCCATCATCATGTTCCGGGTGCAGAGCCGCGCGGTCGCATTCGGACAAGCCCCGGCACCGGAGGACCCGAACGACATGATCCTGCACCGCAAGACCGTCGAGGAGATGCTCGACGGCACCTACTGGGACCGCGTGAACGGGCAGGGGGTCGCCTGA
- a CDS encoding tyrosine-protein phosphatase, whose product MKVGSSRLRTRTARSATALLLAGGLFLSGNTIASALDLGQLPIPEGALGSLGTASSDVHLAPTPRLASVPNFRDVAGNEGGGYEALAGRHLKRGVLYRANALSSASEEDLATLSSLNVTHIYDLRGQSEISNPMVGGPDKIPAGADYTHIPVEFGDLITLAQTIQSPEQGRQFMEDANRSFVTDPARREGFKQLLTQIAESDGPVLFHCSAGKDRTGWIAALLLSISGVPEQAIFDDYLLSNEYLAESNTATLAQIRGALGEQAALNLEPVLAVDRSYLEAGFEQMRADYGGPVSYLADGLGLEQMTIAKLARKLVF is encoded by the coding sequence ATGAAGGTTGGTTCCAGCCGGTTACGCACGCGGACCGCCCGGTCCGCCACGGCACTGCTCCTCGCCGGAGGACTGTTCCTCTCCGGCAACACGATCGCCTCGGCACTGGATCTGGGCCAGCTGCCGATTCCCGAGGGCGCCCTCGGATCGCTCGGGACGGCGTCGTCCGACGTCCACCTGGCTCCGACGCCGCGCCTCGCATCGGTTCCCAACTTCCGGGATGTCGCCGGAAACGAGGGTGGCGGCTACGAGGCCCTCGCCGGTCGCCACCTCAAGCGTGGCGTGCTCTACCGCGCCAACGCACTCTCGTCCGCCAGCGAAGAAGATCTCGCGACCCTGTCGTCGCTGAACGTCACGCACATCTACGACCTCCGCGGTCAGTCCGAGATCTCCAATCCGATGGTCGGCGGCCCCGACAAGATTCCGGCGGGTGCCGATTACACACACATCCCCGTCGAGTTCGGGGACCTGATCACGCTCGCGCAGACGATCCAGTCGCCCGAGCAGGGCCGGCAGTTCATGGAGGACGCCAACCGCAGCTTCGTCACCGATCCTGCGCGGCGCGAGGGCTTCAAGCAGTTGCTGACGCAGATCGCCGAGAGTGACGGCCCGGTGCTCTTCCACTGCAGTGCCGGCAAGGACCGCACCGGCTGGATCGCCGCGCTCCTCCTGAGCATCTCGGGGGTTCCCGAGCAGGCCATCTTCGACGACTACCTGCTCAGCAACGAGTACCTGGCCGAGTCGAACACGGCGACGCTCGCCCAGATCCGGGGCGCCCTCGGCGAGCAGGCCGCGCTCAACCTCGAACCCGTCCTGGCCGTCGATCGGAGCTACCTCGAAGCCGGATTCGAGCAGATGCGCGCCGACTACGGCGGCCCGGTCTCCTATCTCGCCGATGGGCTCGGTCTCGAGCAGATGACCATCGCAAAGCTTGCGCGCAAGCTCGTCTTCTGA